A genomic window from Bombus huntii isolate Logan2020A unplaced genomic scaffold, iyBomHunt1.1 ctg00000058.1, whole genome shotgun sequence includes:
- the LOC126875805 gene encoding venom serine protease Bi-VSP-like, which yields MDGIENIHNHNIAILRLVEEVPFSRYVYPICTKEPLRKSNFVGYNPLVAGSGALRYRRPRRNALMEVQMPVIKNAECKIAYSKFPNAPDITDGIICAEHAQGGEDSCTVIKLQSYYKLYGI from the exons atggatggaatagaaaacatacacaatcataatattgccattcttagattggtggaggaggtgccattttcga ggtacgtatatcccatttgtacgaaagagcccctacgaaagagcaacttcgtcggctataacccccttgttgctggatcgggagcattaagatata gacgaccacgacgtaatgcattaatggaagtacaaatgccagtgattaagaacgccgaatgcaaaatagcttattccaaatttcctaatgcacctgatatcactgatggtataatatgcgccgaacatgctcagggtggagaggattcttgtacggtaattaagttacagagttactacaaactatacggtatctga
- the LOC126875808 gene encoding omega-amidase NIT2-A-like: MPEIEGDKLYNTCTIWGPDGTLIAKHRKVHLFDIDIPNKITFRESDSLSPGNSLTTFDVKGCKIGIGICYDIRFEEMARIYRNKDTSG, from the exons atgcctgaaatagagggcgataaattgtacaatacctgtactatttggggtcccgatggaactttgatagcaaaacaccgaaag gtacatctattcgacatcgacattcctaataagattacttttcgagagagtgattcactcagtcctggtaactccctaacgacgttcgatgtgaagggctgcaaaataggtattggcatttgctatgatattagattcgaggaaatggcacgcatttatcggaacaaag atacttctggctag